The following proteins come from a genomic window of Paramisgurnus dabryanus chromosome 19, PD_genome_1.1, whole genome shotgun sequence:
- the LOC141281086 gene encoding E3 SUMO-protein ligase ZBED1-like: MEQGEQSGPIDGFKYKKNDDGTVNKYKVICKICNKEFQFHRSCSSLKYHVNAKHAFAGPSGSASGLRQTTLNVRRPLTKSTSVNLTNTIAKWIAKDCRPISIVEDAGFLDVLQVASQDSYYKPPSRATVMTKIHELYDNEKEKRKAVLAQVNHIALTGDHWTSVSNNNYLGVTAHFISDTWELKSFALTILKTEERHFAEACKEQFLSVARKWDIEGKTTTIGTDSARNMVAAIRLTRYEHMSCVAHMVQRSVTVSLADSGFVNALAKARKVVGHFKHSPANATELQAQQVSLGKKQEPLIQDVPTRWNSTLEMVKRLSRNKEAVIAALDNQEHKLVLPTAAEWDKLQRLEALLEPCRYVTELLGGEAYVSCSVVLPSLCHLRLKMEACDEDPAYVVRFKTKFKEDLASRQEHLNNAWLQIATVLDPRFKDLKCLPKTDREAVWTTLEGMLQQESPRKSSQTHDDGPPRKKISLLQMGSDSESEDEEVQPAIQRYRAEPTITLEDCPLKWWASHSGAHEKLASLAHKYLATPATTVPCERLFSVAGHIVNKKRSALLSENVNKLVCLSNWLKDDKAQ; the protein is encoded by the exons ATGGAGCAAGGTGAGCAAAGTGGGCCTATTGACGGAttcaaatataaaaagaatGATGATGGTACAGTTAACAAGTACAAGGTTATTTGCAAGATTTGTAACAAGGAGTTTCAATTTCACCGGAGCTGTTCAAGCTTGAAGTACCATGTCAACGCCAAACATGCATTTGCTGGGCCGTCAGGTTCAGCAAGTGGTTTGCGCCAGACCACGCTGAATGTTCGCAGGCCATTAACAAAATCAACCTCAGTTAATTTGACCAACACAATAGCAAAATGGATTGCAAAGGATTGTAGACCCATTAGCATCGTAGAAGACGCAGGTTTTCTTGATGTTTTGCAAGTGGCGTCTCAAGACTCATACTATAAGCCACCGTCAAGAGCCACAGTTATGACGAAAATCCACGAGCTCTATgataatgaaaaagaaaaaaggaaagCGGTCTTGGCTCAAGTAAATCATATCGCCCTGACAGGAGACCATTGGACATCAGTAAGTAACAACAATTACCTCGGAGTAACTGCACATTTCATCAGTGACACGTGGGAACTGAAGTCTTTTGCGCTGACGATATTAAAAACTGAGGAGCGTCATTTTGCGGAGGCTTGTAAAGAACAGTTCCTGTCTGTTGCACGTAAGTGGGACATCGAGGGCAAGACGACAACCATTGGGACTGACAGTGCACGTAACATGGTTGCCGCAATTCGACTTACACGCTATGAACACATGAGCTGTGTCGCTCACATGGTGCAGAGAAGTGTCACAGTGAGTCTTGCTGACAGCGGCTTTGTAAATGCTTTGGCCAAGGCTCGCAAAGTTGTCGGTCATTTTAAGCACAGCCCAGCAAATGCTACGGAGCTTCAAGCACAACAAGTCAGCCTGGGAAAGAAGCAAGAGCCATTGATCCAAGACGTTCCAACACGTTGGAATTCGACGCTGGAAATGGTCAAGCGCTTGAGCAGAAATAAAGAGGCTGTCATCGCAGCCCTGGACAATCAGGAGCACAAACTCGTTTTGCCGACCGCAGCAGAGTGGGATAAACTGCAGAGGCTGGAGGCACTTCTAGAGCCATGCAG GTATGTAACTGAGCTCCTGGGTGGAGAGGCCTATGTCTCCTGTTCTGTGGTACTACCTTCTCTCTGCCACTTGCGTCTCAAGATGGAAGCCTGTGATGAGGACCCTGCATATGTGGTGAGATTCAAGACCAAGTTCAAGGAGGACCTAGCATCCCGCCAAGAACATCTCAACAATGCATGGCTCCAGATTGCTACAGTTTTGGATCCTCGTTTCAAAGACTTGAAATGCTTGCCCAAGACAGACAGGGAAGCGGTGTGGACCACACTTGAAGGGATGCTGCAACAAGAATCACCCAGAAAGTCTTCACAGACACATGATGATGGGCCACCCAGGAAGAAAATCAGCCTTCTGCAAATGGGCTCAGATTCAGAATCCGAAGATGAAGAGGTCCAACCTGCCATACAGAGGTACAGAGCAGAGCCCACCATTACATTGGAGGACTGCCCCTTGAAGTGGTGGGCATCTCATTCAGGAGCCCATGAGAAGCTGGCCTCACTAGCTCACAAATATCTAGCCACTCCTGCAACCACCGTTCCCTGTGAACGACTTTTCTCAGTTGCAGGTCACATTGTGAACAAGAAAAGGTCAGCTTTACTTtcagaaaatgtgaataagttAGTTTGCCTCAGCAACTGGCTGAAAGATGATAAAGCTCAGTAG